A single genomic interval of Helianthus annuus cultivar XRQ/B chromosome 13, HanXRQr2.0-SUNRISE, whole genome shotgun sequence harbors:
- the LOC118485897 gene encoding uncharacterized protein LOC118485897, which yields MENKHKLEYEEGAKEYEKNDNEVKEGANDFEENDNEVEECAKDFEENDNEIEEAVMHFEEDVDDDEPANEEGVHDDERANEEPANEEGANDEKKTKKNWVCKREVAKGYVIVTQRTRKKGEGASARTVKIWLQCDRGGEPKSKASVWRSGSKKVGCPFSLIGKLDSSSGSWSLVEKKNIHNHEPAEFLEGHAFARRLTPDEESLVERLYLQNMEPTNIHLTIRNQYPHSMCILKDVQNVIKKIKRKMYGDRTPMQILESMLQEERYVYFTRVNPSTNAVEEVFSFIRTRTTCGVHSQIC from the exons ATGGAAAACAAACACAAGTTAGAGTATGAGGAAGGTGCTAAGGAGTATGAGAAAAATGATAACGAAGTCAAAGAAGGTGCTAACGACTTTGAGGAAAATGATAACGAAGTCGAGGAATGTGCTAAGGACTTTGAGGAAAATGATAACGAAATCGAGGAAGCTGTAATGCACTTTGAGGAGGATGTTGACGACGACGAACCTGCTAACGAGGAAGGTGTTCACGATGACGAGCGTGCTAACGAGGAACCTGCTAACGAGGAAGGTGCTAATGacgagaaaaaaacaaaaaag AATTGGGTATGCAAAAGAGAAGTTGCGAAAGGTTACGTCATTGTCACCCAACGAACGAGGAAAAAAGGCGAAGGTGCGTCAGCAAGGACAGTGAAGATATGGTTGCAATGCGATCGTGGCGGCGAACCCAAAAGTAAAGCATCCGTTTGGCGTTCCGGTAGCAAAAAGGTTGGCTGTCCTTTTAGTCTGATAGGGAAACTAGACTCAAGTAGTGGTAGTTGGAGCCTTGTGGAGAAGAAAAACATTCACAACCATGAGCCTGCTGAATTTCTCGAGGGCCACGCTTTTGCTAGAAGGCTGACCCCGGATGAAGAATCACTGGTGGAGAGACTTTATCTGCAAAACATGGAGCCTACAAATATACATTTAACCATAAGAAATCAGTACCCACATAGCATGTGCATTCTAAAAGATGTACAAAACGTGATTAAAAAGATTAAACGAAAAATGTACGGCGATCGAACTCCAATGCAGATATTGGAGAGCATGTTGCAAGAAGAAAGGTACGTTTATTTCACCAGAGTGAATCCCTCCACAAACGCGGTCGAGGAGGTTTTTTCGTTCATCCGGACTCGTACAacatgtggcgtgcattcccaGATATGTTGA